A genomic region of Rhea pennata isolate bPtePen1 chromosome 14, bPtePen1.pri, whole genome shotgun sequence contains the following coding sequences:
- the HMMR gene encoding hyaluronan mediated motility receptor, producing MAFSRAPLRRFNDSSGSYDVKALDTVRSSLASEPHQQVRRQKSERNLNSEKNVSTPVTGKGLVSLGSIPGSGTVKPKRDHILMKEKKKQKMLEKEIRALVRERGEQDKKLQALDEDFAKTEAKLTAAVQEKTSLLANVACLKKQLLELTRANELLKSKLSEDGMQKKMSSLCMELMKLRNKRDAKEKTALAKQEDMEMKLQEVQRNLEHSKGKVAQLEEKLSASEREKVEEKSDTEKLLEYITELSSVAEMVEKYKLDIAQMEEMLIKKDGDIRVLRDSLKIKEEESFKLVKELNERCQLLEQEKEKESSESRGKCLSMTAEIEDLKKRILLKEQEHQNLLQKQEDILSQLQEEKKSSACMHEKLLEFQEEVTNERLQLQEELKGAVNELDKLHAKEKKAEKLVKRLEQEIKSQAFELAQMEEKLKGKNTDLEQISEMHSNAVLQIQEEHSNTLRKLGKTIAEFESCKKTTAEEIASLKLENSLLQEEVANLKKVGEDNLQLLQEAEYTKNKAKEECARMLLETQTKLALKEAEIERTKESYLAQMTKLQEKLQVQTEDLKGLEGERSRKNTNEDVNSSLKEEIKTWRTLYEDLHNKTKPFQQQLDAFEAEKNALLNEHGAAQEELNKLSDAYAKLLGHQNQKQKIKHVMKLKEENTHLKQDVSKLRALLAREKQTSRDLQEQLYALQGIRRFDPSKAFQHDSKENIPPKTPFKEGNRNQS from the exons ATGGCGTTCTCCAGGGCTCCGCTCCGGCGCTTCAACGACAGCTCCG GATCCTATGATGTCAAAGCTTTAGATACAGTAAGAAGTTCTCTGGCCTCTGAACCACACCAACAGGTTAGGAGGCAGAAGA GTGAAAGAAATCTAAACAGTGAAAAGAACGTGTCTACTCCTGTAACTGGAAAGGGACTTGTATCTCTTGGATCAATA CCAGGTAGTGGGACTGTGAAGCCTAAAAGAGATCATATTcttatgaaagagaaaaagaaacagaagatgctGGAGAAGGAG ATTCGGGCATTAGTGAGAGAGCGTGGAGAACAGGATAAAAAACTTCAGGCTTTGGATGAGGATTTtgcaaagactgaagcaaagctgactgctgcagtgcaagaaaaaacatctcTCTTGGCAAATGTTGCATGCCTGAAAAAACAGCTTCTCGAACTAACGAGAGCCAATGAACTACTAAAATCAAAG CTCTCTGAAGATggcatgcagaagaaaatgagcagCCTATGCATGGAATTAATGAAGCTCAGAAACAAGAGAGATGCTAAGGAAAAG ACTGCACTTGCAAAGCAGGAAGATATGGAAATGAAGTTGCAGGAAGTACAAAGGAATCTAGAgcattcaaaaggaaaagtagCACAGTTGGAAGAAAAACT aTCTGctagtgagagagagaaagttgAAGAAAAGTCTGACACCGAAAAACTCCTAGAATATATCACAGAGCTCAG TAGTGTTGCAGAAAtggtagaaaaatacaaattagatATTGCTCAGATGGAGGAGATGCTGATAAAGAAAGACGGAGACATCAGGGTCCTGAGGGATtcccttaaaataaaagaagaagaatcatTTAAACTGGTAAAAGAACTTAATGAAAGGTGTCAGCTGCTTGAACAAGAAAAAG AGAAAGAGTCCtctgagagcagaggaaaatgcCTGAGTATGACTGCTGAAATAGAAGACCTGAAGAAAAGAATTCTCTTAAAAGAGCAAGAGCACCAAAACCTGCTTCAGAAACAAGAGGATATTCTCTCTCAGCTGCAAGAGGAAAAG AAGTCTTCTGCATGTATGCACGAGAAGTTACTAGAGTTTCAAGAAGAGGTAACAAATGAGAGACTTCAGCTGCAAGAAGAGCTGAAGGGTGCGGTGAATGAGCTGGATAAGCTGCATGCtaaggagaagaaagctgaaaagttGGTGAAGCGGTTGGAACAAGAAATCAAATCTCAAGCATTTGAGCTTGctcaaatggaagaaaagctgaaagg GAAGAATACTGATTTGGAGCAAATCAGTGAAATGCACAGTAATGCTGTTTTGCAAATCCAAGAAGAGCATAGCAATACACTGCGTAAACTTGGAAAGACTATTGCTGAATTTGAAAG TTGCAAGAAGACAACAGCCGAGGAAATAGCCAGCCTTAAATTAGAGAACAGCTTATTGCAAGAAGAGGTTGCCAACCTGAAAAAAGTAGGTGAAGATAACCTGCAGCTACTTCAGGAAGCAGAATACactaaaaacaaagcaaaagaagaatgTGCAAG GATGCTTTTAGAAACCCAGACGAAGCTGGCactaaaagaagcagaaatagaaagaacCAAGGAGTCTTACCTTGCACAGATGACTAAACTTCAGGAAAAACTGCAAGTGCAAACTGAAGACCTGAAAGGTCTTGAAGGAGAAAGATCaag gaaaaacacaaatgaagaTGTGAATTCTAGCTTAAAAGAAGAGATAAAGACATGGCGTACTCTATATGAAGATTTGCATAACAAAACTAAGCCTTTTCAG CAACAACTGGATGCATTTGAAGCAGAGAAGAATGCTCTCTTAAATGAGCATGGTGCAGCCCAAGAAGAACTAAATAAATTAAGTGATGCATATGCTAAGCTACTTGGCCATCAGAACCAGAAGCAAAAAATCAAGCATGTTATGAAGCTGAAGGAGGAGAATACACACCTGAAGCAG GATGTCTCAAAACTGCGTGCCCTGCTAGCAAGAGAGAAGCAAACAAGCAGAGATCTTCAGGAGCAGCTATATGCACTTCAGGGCATTAGGCGGTTTGACCCCTCTAAAGCTTTCCAGCATGATAGCAAGGAAAATATTCCTCCTAAAACCCCCTTTAAAGAAG gTAATAGAAACCAAAGTTAA
- the NUDCD2 gene encoding nudC domain-containing protein 2, with translation MSAPFEERSGVVPCATPWGRWYQTLEEVFIEVRVPPGTRARDVRCSLGSRRVALAVRGEEVLQGKLFDSTIADEGTWTLEDRKLIRIVLTKTNRDAGNCWTSLLENEYAADPWVQDQMQRKLTLERFQRENPGFDFSGAEISGNYSKGGPDFSSLEK, from the exons atGTCGGCGCCGTTCGAGGAGCGGAGCGGGGTGGTGCCCTGCGCCACGCCCTGGGGCCGCTGGTACCAGACGCTGGAGGAGGTGTTCATCGAGGTGCGCGTGCCGCCGGGCACCCGCGCCCGCGACGTGCGCTGCAGCCTGGGGAGCCGCCGCGTCGCCCTCGCCGTGCGCGGCGAGGAGGTGCTGCAG GGTAAACTTTTTGACTCTACAATAGCTGATGAAGGAACATGGACATTAG AGGACAGGAAATTGATACGAATTGTTCTAACAAAGACAAACCGAGATGCTGGAAACTGTTGGACATCTCTGTTAGAAAATGAATATGCTGCTGATCCTTGGGTACAGGACCAGATGCAAAGGAAACTTACACTGGAGCGATTCCAAAGAGAG AACCCTGGATTTGACTTCAGCGGGGCAGAGATTTCTGGAAATTACAGCAAAGGAGGACCAGACTTCTCTAGTCTTGAGAAGTAA